The following are encoded together in the Bacillus sp. NP157 genome:
- a CDS encoding MFS transporter codes for MSIQAGTQAGGAKPFGFRFIVPLALGSCLNPINSTMIATALVPLATAFHASVAQTGWLIAALYLCCAVAQPTLGRVADLVGARRVYIVSLVLVMIAGFAGRVAPSLGWLVGVRVLLGIGTSGAYPSAMRLFRERADATGSPPPRTAMGVLSLMGVATAAVGPVLGGVLTGAFGWHAIFTVNIPLALLTLVLVLAWVPADPPRRERRSLWRELDLPGIVLFSGALLALMVFLLDVDHPRWLALPIAAVLGGVLAWHSLRRSNPFIDLRMLANHVPLSVTYLRAALAFTFVYCIFYGFAQWVESAGGYSAAQAGLATVPLSVLAGASSILGARTRGLRGPFLLGFGCAIVGCVAVAFIDASSPLWVMAAAVALFGVPQGLVSVTTQAAVFVQAPAEQMGAASGLQRTATYIGAIAATAVIGVSYGHRPTDHGLHMLAYVMAGLAVLLFVATLFDRTLPRAENLSQPHP; via the coding sequence GGGGTCGTGCCTTAACCCGATCAATTCCACGATGATCGCGACGGCGCTGGTGCCGCTCGCGACGGCGTTCCACGCGTCGGTCGCGCAGACCGGCTGGCTGATTGCGGCGCTTTATCTGTGCTGCGCGGTCGCGCAACCAACGCTTGGCCGCGTGGCCGACCTCGTGGGTGCCCGGCGTGTGTACATCGTCTCGCTGGTGCTGGTGATGATCGCGGGATTCGCGGGACGCGTCGCGCCTTCGCTGGGCTGGCTGGTGGGCGTGCGCGTCCTGCTTGGCATCGGCACGTCCGGTGCGTATCCATCGGCCATGCGCCTGTTTCGCGAACGCGCCGACGCGACCGGCAGCCCACCCCCGCGCACCGCGATGGGCGTGCTCTCGCTGATGGGCGTGGCCACCGCCGCCGTCGGCCCGGTGCTCGGCGGCGTATTGACCGGTGCCTTCGGTTGGCATGCGATCTTCACGGTAAACATCCCGCTGGCGCTGCTGACCCTGGTGCTCGTGCTGGCATGGGTGCCCGCCGATCCACCGCGGCGCGAGCGCCGCTCGCTGTGGCGTGAGCTGGACCTACCCGGCATCGTCCTGTTCTCGGGTGCGCTGCTCGCGCTGATGGTGTTCCTGCTCGACGTGGACCATCCGCGCTGGCTTGCCTTGCCGATCGCCGCCGTGCTCGGTGGTGTGCTTGCATGGCACTCGTTGCGCCGGAGCAACCCGTTCATCGACCTGCGCATGCTGGCGAACCACGTGCCACTCAGCGTGACCTACCTGCGCGCCGCGCTCGCGTTCACCTTCGTCTACTGCATCTTCTACGGCTTCGCGCAGTGGGTGGAGAGCGCCGGTGGCTACTCCGCCGCGCAGGCGGGGCTCGCCACGGTGCCGCTGTCCGTGCTTGCCGGCGCCTCGTCGATCCTGGGTGCGCGCACCCGCGGCCTGCGCGGACCCTTCCTGTTGGGCTTCGGCTGCGCGATCGTGGGCTGCGTCGCCGTGGCCTTCATCGATGCATCGTCGCCGTTGTGGGTGATGGCCGCCGCCGTCGCGTTGTTCGGCGTGCCGCAGGGCCTGGTCTCGGTCACGACGCAGGCGGCCGTGTTCGTCCAGGCACCGGCCGAACAGATGGGCGCCGCCTCCGGCCTGCAACGCACGGCGACCTATATCGGTGCCATCGCCGCCACGGCGGTCATCGGCGTGTCGTACGGCCATCGCCCCACCGACCACGGACTGCACATGCTGGCCTATGTGATGGCGGGCCTCGCCGTGCTCCTGTTCGTCGCCACCCTGTTCGACCGCACGCTGCCGCGGGCGGAAAACCTCTCCCAACCCCACCCCTGA
- a CDS encoding isochorismatase family protein, translating to MALTQLDANAALIVIDLQQGIVSLPVAEAAGPIVERSASVARAFRKSNRPVVLVNVDAGAPGRTDTGVPQIPQGPDFKAIVPELEQASSDHLVTKKRWGAFQTTDLDAHLRGKGVEQVVILGIATSIGVESTARYASELGYNVVLVTDAMTDLSADAHHNSVTRIFPRLGETTTTAELLAKIG from the coding sequence ATGGCACTTACCCAACTCGACGCGAATGCCGCGCTGATCGTCATCGACCTGCAGCAGGGCATCGTCAGCCTCCCGGTCGCCGAAGCCGCGGGCCCGATCGTGGAACGTTCCGCGTCGGTCGCCCGTGCGTTCCGCAAGAGCAACCGTCCGGTCGTGCTCGTCAATGTCGATGCCGGCGCCCCGGGCCGTACCGACACGGGCGTGCCGCAGATCCCGCAGGGCCCGGACTTCAAGGCGATCGTGCCGGAACTCGAGCAGGCGTCGTCGGATCATCTCGTCACGAAGAAGCGCTGGGGCGCGTTCCAGACCACCGACCTCGACGCGCACCTCCGCGGCAAGGGCGTCGAGCAGGTGGTGATCCTCGGCATCGCCACCAGCATCGGCGTGGAATCCACCGCGCGCTACGCGAGTGAGCTTGGCTACAACGTCGTGCTCGTCACCGATGCGATGACCGACCTCAGCGCCGACGCCCACCACAACAGCGTCACCCGAATCTTCCCGCGCCTGGGCGAGACCACCACGACCGCCGAGCTGCTCGCAAAGATCGGCTGA